A region of Arabidopsis thaliana chromosome 5, partial sequence DNA encodes the following proteins:
- a CDS encoding RING/U-box superfamily protein (RING/U-box superfamily protein; FUNCTIONS IN: zinc ion binding; CONTAINS InterPro DOMAIN/s: Zinc finger, RING-type (InterPro:IPR001841); BEST Arabidopsis thaliana protein match is: RING/U-box superfamily protein (TAIR:AT5G37270.1); Has 1807 Blast hits to 1807 proteins in 277 species: Archae - 0; Bacteria - 0; Metazoa - 736; Fungi - 347; Plants - 385; Viruses - 0; Other Eukaryotes - 339 (source: NCBI BLink).) produces MNTNRSMKVKAKAIFRPQHKGFVNTIYANLYNETKEFLEDQNGAITLLRSYRGPHVSPIKLKPHCFSPLYISHLLQQSISHTRFCQDLGEKIAHNCAYLSGLPLIFEMFVVVELTQEVLITLPSASVAVPSKAASSDVLQRLVEEQKVESIDLEEEKKTCSICMENLNSESSSENIISCLHLFHQSCIFESESSVRGNIMKPCEALKIRLRYGF; encoded by the coding sequence ATGAATACCAATAGATCAATGAAAGTTAAAGCAAAAGCAATATTTCGACCTCAACATAAAGGGTTCGTTAACACTATCTACGCCAATCTATATAACGAGACCAAAGAGTTTCTTGAAGATCAAAACGGTGCGATAACACTTTTGAGATCGTACCGTGGTCCACACGTTTCTCCAATCAAATTGAAACCACATTGCTTCTCTCCACTTTACATCTCTCATCTCCTTCAACAATCCATCTCCCATACTCGGTTTTGTCAAGATTTGGGTGAAAAGATTGCTCATAATTGTGCTTATCTCAGCGGATTGcctttaatttttgaaatgttCGTCGTCGTAGAGTTGACCCAAGAAGTTCTAATTACGTTGCCCTCTGCCTCTGTTGCTGTCCCGTCAAAAGCTGCTTCGAGTGATGTGTTACAAAGACTGGTGGAAGAACAGAAGGTAGAGTCAATTgatttggaagaagagaagaagacatgttCGATTTGTATGGAGAACTTGAATTCGGAATCATCATCGGAAAACATCATTAGTTGTTTACATTTGTTTCATCAAAGTTGCATCTTTGAGTCGGAGAGTTCCGTTCGAGGAAATATCATGAAACCGTGTGAAGCCTTGAAGATTAGGTTACGTTACGGTTTTTAG
- a CDS encoding RING/U-box superfamily protein (RING/U-box superfamily protein; FUNCTIONS IN: sequence-specific DNA binding transcription factor activity, zinc ion binding; EXPRESSED IN: 8 plant structures; EXPRESSED DURING: L mature pollen stage, M germinated pollen stage, 4 anthesis, LP.02 two leaves visible, petal differentiation and expansion stage; CONTAINS InterPro DOMAIN/s: Zinc finger, RING-type (InterPro:IPR001841), Zinc finger, C3HC4 RING-type (InterPro:IPR018957); BEST Arabidopsis thaliana protein match is: RING/U-box superfamily protein (TAIR:AT5G37270.1); Has 1807 Blast hits to 1807 proteins in 277 species: Archae - 0; Bacteria - 0; Metazoa - 736; Fungi - 347; Plants - 385; Viruses - 0; Other Eukaryotes - 339 (source: NCBI BLink).) — protein MDTYSNWESVEITTTAMILPQDQGFRNTVFVNLHDVVNELAEDQNGVVICLGTFAAPLMTKIELKPSCLSSHHIYQDLDKFITHTEFCRLLSERIVLDCAHIPQPFSVSFYVRVTRDVMLPSIVVRSRDMFQRLLEEQTMELTNLGDEEETTCSICMEDFSESHDDNIILLPDCFHLFHQSCIFKWLKRQRSCPLCRRVPYEEDLETE, from the coding sequence aTGGATACATATAGTAATTGGGAGTCCGTAGAGATTACTACAACAGCAATGATCCTACCACAAGATCAAGGGTTTAGAAACACCGTGTTCGTCAATCTACACGATGTGGTCAACGAGTTAGCTGAAGATCAAAACGGTGTCGTAATATGTCTGGGAACGTTCGCGGCTCCACTTATGACTAAAATCGAATTGAAACCATCATGCCTCAGTTCACACCACATCTATCAAGACCTTGACAAGTTCATCACACATACTGAGTTTTGTCGATTGTTGAGCGAAAGGATCGTTTTGGATTGTGCTCATATTCCCCAACCTTTTAGCGTGTCCTTTTACGTGAGAGTGACAAGAGATGTTATGTTACCGTCTATTGTTGTTCGGTCGAGAGATATGTTTCAAAGATTGCTTGAGGAACAAACAATGGAATTGACTAATTtgggagatgaagaagaaaccactTGTTCGATTTGTATGGAGGACTTTTCAGAGAGTCATGATGATAACATCATTCTGTTGCCTGACTGTTTCCATCTGTTCCATCAAAGTTGTATCTTTAAGTGGCTTAAGCGTCAGAGGTCGTGTCCTTTGTGTCGACGTGTACCGTACGAGGAAGATCTTGAAACAGAGTGA